Proteins encoded within one genomic window of Zestosphaera sp.:
- a CDS encoding membrane dipeptidase, which yields MWHTSLTSLPPTVDLHEDVSAHYLHHGGDSPLGDFGEDVAGRTADIPKYGRANVRVVFAAMFLCTESFSPEESSALEKLYGRWLPAMKYRAPQALLLEHFSIYHRMAEVYGVKIVEKLSDVEGCLRGEGLCFLLHLEGAEPIDDPYDLVLLKKLGLRSLGLTWNYQNKYGCGCAVRKDVGLTGEGEELVRTANKLGIVVDLAHASGRTSLDVLTVSRKPVIVSHANVRRLVDKSRNVGDDVLEALHRNGGVIGISAIGPLTSAKPKATLDDVVEHFTYVRETYGVHMLAVGTDFLGLFGLPAPEGFESIDKLPALYARLMERGFSEGDVKKIAHENILRVLKAVFEG from the coding sequence ATGTGGCATACGTCACTTACTTCCCTACCTCCTACCGTGGATCTTCACGAAGACGTGTCGGCTCACTACCTCCACCACGGCGGTGACTCACCGCTCGGAGACTTCGGGGAGGACGTAGCGGGCCGTACAGCGGACATACCTAAGTACGGGAGGGCGAACGTCCGCGTCGTCTTCGCCGCGATGTTCCTCTGCACTGAGAGCTTCAGCCCGGAGGAGTCCAGCGCCCTCGAGAAGCTCTACGGTAGGTGGCTTCCGGCGATGAAGTACAGGGCACCTCAAGCTCTCCTCCTAGAGCACTTCTCAATCTACCACAGGATGGCCGAGGTCTACGGCGTTAAGATAGTGGAGAAGCTCTCTGACGTTGAGGGATGCCTGCGGGGTGAGGGCCTGTGTTTCCTCCTACATCTAGAGGGGGCGGAGCCGATTGACGATCCCTACGACCTAGTCCTCCTTAAGAAGCTTGGACTCAGGAGTTTGGGGTTGACTTGGAACTATCAGAACAAGTACGGATGCGGGTGTGCGGTCAGGAAGGACGTAGGGCTGACGGGCGAGGGCGAGGAGTTAGTCAGGACAGCCAATAAGCTCGGGATCGTAGTGGACTTAGCCCACGCCAGTGGGAGGACATCCTTAGACGTTCTCACAGTGAGCAGGAAGCCCGTGATCGTGAGTCACGCGAACGTCAGGAGGCTCGTGGATAAGTCGAGGAATGTCGGTGATGACGTGCTGGAAGCCCTTCACAGAAACGGAGGGGTGATCGGCATCTCAGCTATAGGACCCCTCACATCGGCTAAGCCTAAAGCAACGCTAGATGATGTCGTGGAGCACTTCACATACGTCCGTGAAACCTACGGAGTCCACATGCTCGCGGTAGGCACGGACTTTCTTGGACTGTTCGGACTGCCAGCACCTGAAGGCTTTGAAAGCATAGATAAGTTGCCGGCACTCTACGCTAGACTCATGGAGAGAGGGTTTTCAGAGGGGGACGTTAAGAAGATAGCGCATGAAAACATACTAAGAGTCCTCAAAGCAGTCTTCGAGGGATAA
- a CDS encoding aspartate aminotransferase family protein, with amino-acid sequence MSDPYLDLRGRYVMRGVAVYHPITVERGENALLYDVNGRAYIDFTSGIGVTSLGHANPELVKAAEEQLRKLWHVCFMVANYRPYVELAEKLAKIAPGPSEKQVLLQNSGSEATENAIKIARQVTGRPVVVSYENSFHGRGTYGYALATTGKHKPYKVGLEPLIPGVEFVPYPYCYRCPLKHEHPECGLACLDYIVKWLTHVRTPPERVAAFIMEMIQGEGGFIVPPPDYVRELKKFLEAHEILLIDDEVQSGWARTGRWWAVEHFGVEPDVMITAKAMANGLPLSAVVGRKEIMERTYPGSFGGTYGGNPVSCAVALKVIEIMIRDKLVERAERLGRVIRRRLDEMHERYELVGDVRGLGVMLSMELVRNHRTKEPAVEETSKLISKAREKGLLLLRAGLLLNVVRLHPPLTIEEELLHKGLDILEDSLKEVVTG; translated from the coding sequence GTGTCAGATCCTTATCTAGATTTACGTGGTAGGTACGTCATGAGGGGCGTTGCGGTCTACCATCCAATAACGGTTGAGAGGGGGGAGAACGCACTACTCTACGATGTCAATGGCAGGGCTTACATAGACTTCACCAGCGGTATAGGGGTCACCTCCCTAGGTCACGCCAACCCAGAGTTAGTTAAGGCTGCTGAGGAACAGTTGAGGAAGTTGTGGCACGTGTGCTTCATGGTCGCCAACTACAGACCGTACGTTGAGCTGGCTGAGAAGCTGGCTAAGATAGCTCCGGGGCCCTCAGAGAAGCAGGTCCTCCTCCAGAACAGCGGCTCCGAAGCGACTGAGAACGCTATTAAGATTGCTAGGCAGGTCACCGGCAGGCCTGTGGTGGTCTCCTATGAGAACTCCTTCCACGGCAGGGGGACGTACGGGTACGCGTTAGCGACCACCGGAAAGCACAAGCCCTATAAGGTAGGGTTGGAGCCCCTCATACCCGGCGTCGAGTTCGTTCCGTACCCATACTGCTACAGATGTCCTCTAAAACACGAACACCCTGAGTGCGGTTTGGCATGCCTAGACTACATCGTTAAGTGGCTCACCCACGTGAGAACCCCTCCAGAGAGGGTGGCCGCCTTCATCATGGAGATGATTCAGGGGGAGGGTGGCTTCATAGTGCCGCCCCCAGATTACGTTAGGGAGTTGAAGAAATTCCTCGAGGCGCACGAGATACTGCTGATAGACGATGAAGTCCAGTCAGGCTGGGCGAGGACGGGCAGGTGGTGGGCTGTAGAACATTTCGGTGTCGAGCCTGACGTAATGATAACGGCTAAGGCGATGGCCAACGGGCTGCCGCTGTCCGCTGTGGTAGGTAGGAAAGAAATCATGGAAAGGACGTATCCGGGGAGTTTCGGAGGCACCTACGGGGGGAATCCAGTATCGTGTGCGGTGGCTCTTAAGGTGATAGAGATAATGATTAGGGATAAGCTGGTTGAGAGGGCTGAGAGGTTAGGCCGGGTCATTAGGAGGAGGTTGGATGAGATGCACGAGAGGTATGAGCTGGTGGGAGATGTGAGGGGTTTAGGGGTCATGTTGTCCATGGAGCTGGTTAGGAATCACAGGACTAAGGAGCCGGCCGTGGAGGAGACTTCGAAACTCATAAGCAAGGCCAGGGAGAAGGGGTTACTGCTCCTACGGGCTGGCCTACTCCTCAACGTGGTGAGGCTCCACCCGCCGCTGACGATTGAGGAGGAGCTACTGCATAAGGGTCTGGACATCCTGGAGGACTCCCTTAAGGAAGTAGTTACGGGATGA
- a CDS encoding succinylglutamate desuccinylase/aspartoacylase family protein produces the protein MSSRSLDLPGLRLKHYVFGSRRSPRVLITAAIHGDEVTGVYVAYKLIEYLRLRDGVEGAVTVVPVVNVLGFNARTRFNPVDYVDMNRVFPEGAGSTVTRKVVKFVWELASSSDYVLDLHCAGLNSYQYVLALHREFPRVREFTDLIPWDVVVESAGTRGQLFVEAAHSGIPAAIIETVGGDGYYSEEWGETLFRVALGTLAGLGVVSGNGPAARPTGKTYYGKLVQVRASAEGFPKPAVEPGAHIRKGDILTWIGGTPVHSSATGRLIRVERGVYVFSDDGVASIAPTEENQPLRIEDPLQMS, from the coding sequence GTGAGTTCACGGTCTTTAGATCTGCCTGGACTTAGGCTTAAGCACTACGTCTTCGGGTCTAGGAGGTCCCCGCGAGTTTTGATTACGGCCGCTATACATGGCGATGAAGTTACGGGGGTCTACGTTGCTTACAAGCTGATTGAATATCTGAGACTGAGGGACGGTGTTGAGGGGGCTGTGACTGTAGTGCCTGTGGTTAATGTGTTGGGATTTAATGCCAGGACGAGGTTCAATCCGGTGGACTACGTAGACATGAACAGGGTCTTCCCTGAAGGGGCTGGCTCCACCGTCACTAGGAAGGTAGTCAAGTTCGTGTGGGAGCTTGCGTCCTCGTCCGACTACGTGCTGGATCTCCACTGCGCTGGCCTGAATTCATATCAGTATGTGCTTGCCCTCCACAGGGAATTCCCTAGAGTCAGGGAGTTCACCGACTTAATACCGTGGGACGTTGTCGTGGAGTCCGCCGGCACGCGCGGTCAGCTGTTCGTCGAGGCCGCGCACAGCGGCATACCTGCAGCAATTATAGAGACCGTTGGCGGCGACGGGTACTACAGTGAGGAGTGGGGGGAGACTCTCTTCAGAGTTGCCCTCGGGACTTTAGCAGGCCTCGGGGTGGTTAGTGGTAACGGTCCTGCCGCCCGCCCTACAGGGAAGACCTACTACGGCAAGCTAGTTCAAGTGAGGGCTTCAGCGGAGGGGTTCCCGAAACCCGCCGTAGAGCCGGGCGCACACATAAGGAAGGGCGATATCCTGACCTGGATCGGCGGAACTCCAGTACACTCGTCGGCAACGGGCAGGCTCATCCGCGTGGAGAGGGGTGTCTATGTATTCAGCGACGACGGTGTAGCCAGCATAGCACCTACTGAGGAAAACCAGCCCTTAAGGATCGAGGACCCTCTTCAAATGAGTTAA
- a CDS encoding ATPase domain-containing protein translates to MDYSLTTGSGELDALIGGLLPRSMVLVVGHPGAGKTTLASQICYANTLRGKKCLYVTFYEDKDKLFRNMSRLGINLSEAESKGLLSYVKLPTISVDEMLKVMTELLTRGSYDVVVIDSINPTLELSEPKEAQRAVLLNFFYQLVNIINGLLIVSAEIPLGRESLNLGSVEFVADAIIYLKHRVTYGSLSRVLEIRKIRGAPLSIVEFPFSIVEGKGLKVYIPPRLERVIAGKGETFKTTLSAIPELVGPINRGDLVFISNPPHGRTPLVIIPVVDLAVTNDARVLHISYRYSPDEVRDTYARVFESYFGVERDYTLKALDKHFYIDSVNPASYSLSHMRALTRELIERLDPDIVVYHGVDALKGVIREQEEYWAMLMNELVWLKNMGKLVIRYASRVDPYWTRMNEALSDIVVRAYYRREGVHLKPVFYIWRRGMNPTIFDYTERDSEKATLELKELAKMVREDASAGVKG, encoded by the coding sequence ATGGATTATTCCCTCACCACCGGCAGTGGCGAGTTAGATGCGTTAATTGGGGGACTACTGCCTCGCAGTATGGTGCTAGTTGTTGGTCATCCCGGTGCCGGTAAGACCACACTCGCTTCTCAGATCTGCTACGCCAATACCTTGAGAGGGAAAAAGTGTCTATACGTGACCTTCTACGAGGATAAAGATAAGCTCTTCAGGAATATGAGTAGATTAGGTATAAACTTGTCTGAAGCCGAGAGTAAGGGACTCCTTAGTTATGTGAAGTTACCGACGATTTCTGTAGATGAGATGTTGAAGGTCATGACGGAGCTCTTAACCAGAGGCTCCTATGATGTGGTAGTCATAGATTCCATAAACCCCACGCTCGAGCTAAGCGAGCCGAAGGAAGCTCAGAGGGCAGTCCTACTGAACTTCTTCTACCAGCTGGTCAACATCATAAACGGACTGTTAATAGTCTCTGCGGAGATACCTCTGGGCAGGGAATCGCTGAACCTTGGTTCAGTAGAGTTCGTTGCTGATGCCATAATCTACTTGAAGCACAGGGTGACGTACGGCTCGCTATCGCGCGTGCTGGAGATCAGGAAGATACGTGGGGCACCGCTCTCAATCGTCGAGTTTCCGTTCTCGATTGTTGAGGGTAAAGGACTTAAGGTGTACATACCTCCGAGGCTTGAGAGGGTTATTGCAGGTAAGGGTGAGACGTTTAAAACGACCTTGAGCGCCATTCCAGAGCTCGTCGGACCCATTAACAGAGGTGACCTCGTGTTCATCAGCAACCCGCCACACGGAAGGACGCCCTTGGTCATCATACCGGTTGTAGACTTAGCCGTTACGAATGATGCGAGGGTTCTCCACATATCTTACAGGTACTCGCCGGACGAGGTGAGGGATACTTACGCCCGGGTGTTTGAAAGCTATTTCGGCGTGGAGAGGGACTATACATTGAAAGCGCTGGACAAGCACTTCTACATTGATTCAGTGAATCCAGCCAGTTACTCACTGTCGCACATGCGGGCCTTAACGAGGGAATTAATAGAGAGGCTTGATCCGGATATAGTCGTGTACCACGGCGTGGACGCCCTTAAGGGGGTTATTCGAGAGCAGGAGGAGTATTGGGCAATGCTCATGAACGAGCTCGTTTGGCTTAAGAACATGGGTAAGCTTGTAATACGATACGCCTCCAGAGTCGATCCGTATTGGACCAGAATGAACGAGGCCCTATCCGACATAGTCGTCCGGGCCTACTATAGGCGTGAGGGCGTTCACTTGAAGCCCGTATTCTATATATGGAGACGTGGGATGAACCCAACTATATTCGATTATACTGAGAGGGATTCCGAGAAAGCGACTTTGGAGCTTAAGGAACTGGCTAAAATGGTTAGGGAGGATGCCAGCGCGGGGGTGAAAGGATGA